The following DNA comes from Microbacterium terregens.
GCCGCTCGCATCCACGACAGCAGCCTCCGCGCGATCGCGCGGAGGCTGCTGTCGTGGCGAACGCCCTGAATCAGGCGAAACCTGCGTGGCGGCGGTTGAATTCGATGGTGCGCGGATCCAGCGGGGCGGGCTTCTCGGCGAGCGCGCGCGACATGCGATTGGCCGCAGCGCGAACGTGGTCGGCGAGGCGATTGGGGTCGCTCTCGCCGAGCAGGTAGACCACGCCGACCGCGGCATCCACCACGCCTTCGGCATTCACGATCGGCGCGGCGATCGACCCCGCACGCATCGTCACGAACTGGCTGCCGATCGCGAACCCTTGGCGCCGCACGATCTTGAGGCTCTCCCGAAGGGTCTGCTCATCGCGGATCGTCTTCGGCGTGTACACCTTCATCGGCTCGCGCACGTACTCGTCGACGACCTCCGAGGCGGAATGGGCGAGCAGAACGAGTCCGGTCGCCGTCGCGTGCAACCGCATGCGGCCGCCGATCTTGTTCTCACCCGTGTAGTTCGGATGCGCACGCAGTGCTTCCAGATAAACCACGTCCGCACCGTCGCGGGCGGCGAGGTGCACGGTCAAACCGGTGTAGCGGTGCAGGTCGACCAGATGCGGCAGCACCATTTCACGAAGCCGGAGTGCGTCCGTCGAGGCGGAGGCCAGGTCGAGGATCTTGCGCCCCAGCCGATAGCGCCCATCGCAGTCCTGCTCGAGACCGCCCCACTCCAGCACTTCTTTCGCGAGCCGGTGAGTGGTGGTCAGCGAGAGGTCCGCGTACCGGCTGATCTCGGAGAGATTCAGCGAGCCGCCGCCCCGAGAGAACGCACCCAGCAGTGCCAGGACGCGTGCGGCCGCCGTCCGCTTGGCCGACGGGTCGGCAGGGGTCTCATCCATAGGTCTGTCCTCCGTGGTCCTGGAGCGTCAGCCATGACGCACCGCCGGGCGAACATGAGCGCGAACTTCCGCAACCGCGGAGCTGCTCAAAACGTCCGGGTGTACCTGCTGGTGCCTTCCAATATCGAACACCTGCGGGGTAAGGGGAACGCGACTTTCACCTGATGGGAAGCATTCGCCCGACCTTGTTTTCAGGCTAACTGAATGTGTTACGTTCGTCGAGCAGCGTAAGCCGTTGCACCCCCTTCAGGCCAAAAGATCTTGAGGGATTACGAGGCGTCGCAACGACCGCTCGGATCTCTCGATCGCGTGGGACGCCATCCCCTTCAGCAACGAAGCCAGAGGAGGCAGCCATGACGCTGAGAGTCAGCATCGTCGTCGGCAACCCGAAGCCGCAGTCCCGCACACTCACCGTGGCGCTGGAGCTCGCGCAGGCGATCATCGGCGCAAGCGAGCACTCGCTGCGAGTGATCGATCTCGTCGAGCACGCCGACCAGATGTTCTCCTGGCCCTCTGATGAGATGGCCGAGCTGAACACCGCGGTCGCGGAGTCCGACCTGGTTCTGTTCGGATCGCCGACCTACAAGGCGACGTACACCGGCCTGCTCAAGGCCTTCCTCGATCGTTACCCGGCGAACGGGCTGCAGGGCGTGGTCGCGGTGCCGGTGCAGACGGGCGCGGACCTGGCGCACTCCCTCGGCCCCTCCTTCGGCCTGATCCCCCTCCTCCTCGAACTGGGCGCCGTCGTCCCGGGTCGCGGGTTCTACTTCGTGACGGGTCAGATGAACGCGCTCGGCCCGCAGGTGCGAAGCGCCGCCGACGAGTATCGCGCGCAGATCGAGCGGGTCGCCGCGCTCGGATCCGCCCTGACCGATTCGGCGACAGTCAGGCCGAGAGCATGAGAACGCGCGCGGCGGTTTCGGGCGAACGGGACGCCCGCGACTTCGACAGCGCCGGATTCCGCGATGCCCTCGGCCATTACGCCTCGGGGCTGACGGTGGTCACCGGCGCCGATGACGACGGGGCGGTGGGGTTCACCTGCCAGTCGTTCTACAGCGTCTCCATGGAACCGCCGCTCGTGTCCATCAGTGTGATGCGCACGTCGGACTCCTACCCGCGCCTGCGAAGGTCCGGACGGTTCGCCGTCAATGTCCTCTCCGCCGGACAGCGCGGGATGTCGGCGCGGTTCGCGCGCAAGGGCGTGGATCGATGGGCCGGGGTCGAGTGGACCGAGTCGCCCTCCGGGAACCCCTTGTTGCGCGAGTCGCTGCTCTGGGTCGACTGCGAGGTCTGGGCCGAGCACGAGGCCGGGGACCACCTCATCGTCATCGGACACGTGCGGAGCCTGGGCCGAGCGGAGCCCGCCGCCGCGGCGCCGCTGATCTTCTACCGGGGGCGATACCACGAGCTGAGCGGAACGCCGTCTCCCACGGGCTCGCCGAGCGCACACCATGAGGTCACGGCGCCCGCCTCGGGCGCGCAAGCGAATGGAGCACCGCGATGACAGAACCACGTCATCGTCAGATGATTCTGACGATGTTCATGCTGAGCTTCGGCTACCACAGCGACGCGTGGCGGCAGCCGAACAGCAGGTCCGAAGAGGTCAGCAGGCTGAGCATCGTCGCGGACATGGCCAAGGCCGCCGAAGCCGCCAAGCTCCACGCCATCTTCTTCGCGGACAGCAACGACGCCGGCAGCATCCGGGCGAACAGCGTACGCGGCGTCTCCGTGTATGAGCCCATCTCGACCCTCAGCGCCCTCATCGGTCACACGTCGAAGATCGGGCTGCTCGGGACGGCATCCACCACCTATTCGCAGCCCTACAGCGTGGCACGGCAGTTCGCCGGACTGGATCTGCTCAGCGACGGACGCGCCGGGTGGAACGTGGTGACCTCGGTGAGCGGCAACCGGAACTTCGGGATGGAGGTCATGCCCGCTCCGGAGGACCGATACCGGCGCGCAACGGAGTTCGTGCATGTGGTGAAGGCCCTGTGGGACAGCTGGGACGTCGACGCCATCGTCAACGACCGCGAGCGCGCCATCTGGGTCGAGTCCGATCGCGTGCACGACATCGACCACGTGGGCGAGTTCTTCTCGGTCAAGGGCGCGCTCAACATGCCCCGTCCGCCGCAGGGGCACCCGCTCATCGTGCAGGCCGGTCAGTCTCCCGCCGGCATCCAACTGGGTTCTTCCGTCGCGGACGCGATCTACACGATCCAGCCGGACCTGGACAAGGCGATCTCCTTCTACGACGACTACAAGAAGGTCGTCCGCTCGAAGGGCCGCGACGCGGAGAAGGTGAAGATCCTCCCCGGCATCATGCCGTTCGTCGGCAGGACACTCGCCGAGGCCCAGGACCTGGCCGCCGACCTCGCGAACGGCATCGAGCCGACCGCGGG
Coding sequences within:
- a CDS encoding IclR family transcriptional regulator produces the protein MDETPADPSAKRTAAARVLALLGAFSRGGGSLNLSEISRYADLSLTTTHRLAKEVLEWGGLEQDCDGRYRLGRKILDLASASTDALRLREMVLPHLVDLHRYTGLTVHLAARDGADVVYLEALRAHPNYTGENKIGGRMRLHATATGLVLLAHSASEVVDEYVREPMKVYTPKTIRDEQTLRESLKIVRRQGFAIGSQFVTMRAGSIAAPIVNAEGVVDAAVGVVYLLGESDPNRLADHVRAAANRMSRALAEKPAPLDPRTIEFNRRHAGFA
- a CDS encoding NAD(P)H-dependent oxidoreductase, translated to MTLRVSIVVGNPKPQSRTLTVALELAQAIIGASEHSLRVIDLVEHADQMFSWPSDEMAELNTAVAESDLVLFGSPTYKATYTGLLKAFLDRYPANGLQGVVAVPVQTGADLAHSLGPSFGLIPLLLELGAVVPGRGFYFVTGQMNALGPQVRSAADEYRAQIERVAALGSALTDSATVRPRA
- a CDS encoding flavin reductase family protein, whose amino-acid sequence is MRTRAAVSGERDARDFDSAGFRDALGHYASGLTVVTGADDDGAVGFTCQSFYSVSMEPPLVSISVMRTSDSYPRLRRSGRFAVNVLSAGQRGMSARFARKGVDRWAGVEWTESPSGNPLLRESLLWVDCEVWAEHEAGDHLIVIGHVRSLGRAEPAAAAPLIFYRGRYHELSGTPSPTGSPSAHHEVTAPASGAQANGAPR
- a CDS encoding NtaA/DmoA family FMN-dependent monooxygenase (This protein belongs to a clade of FMN-dependent monooxygenases, within a broader family of flavin-dependent oxidoreductases, the luciferase-like monooxygenase (LMM) family, some of whose members use coenzyme F420 rather than FMN.), translated to MTEPRHRQMILTMFMLSFGYHSDAWRQPNSRSEEVSRLSIVADMAKAAEAAKLHAIFFADSNDAGSIRANSVRGVSVYEPISTLSALIGHTSKIGLLGTASTTYSQPYSVARQFAGLDLLSDGRAGWNVVTSVSGNRNFGMEVMPAPEDRYRRATEFVHVVKALWDSWDVDAIVNDRERAIWVESDRVHDIDHVGEFFSVKGALNMPRPPQGHPLIVQAGQSPAGIQLGSSVADAIYTIQPDLDKAISFYDDYKKVVRSKGRDAEKVKILPGIMPFVGRTLAEAQDLAADLANGIEPTAGRAVVSGMLDVDISDLEMTDRIPLDRLVDSPERQERWRIYRGMAESMTVGELMVELARAVGHRWMIGTPSTIADSMIEWFDRRACDGFNLNPPSFPDGMDAMLTLLVPELQERGYFQADYTGDTLRERMGAEAR